From Dehalococcoidia bacterium, a single genomic window includes:
- a CDS encoding TIGR03564 family F420-dependent LLM class oxidoreductase, with translation MRIGLFIGTIGAATTLQGQVQQSAEAEADGFESFWTAQVAGIDALTLLALSGGVTKSIEMGTAVVPTYPRHPMALAQQALTTQAATGGRLLLGIGLSHRPVVEDRWGMSFHAPAGHMDEYLTILQSLLTTGSVDFHGEHYSASGEIARMTDTPPSVCVAALAPRMLRMAGSRADGTITWMAGPRTLETHIVPRISSAAEDAGRPAPRVCVGLPIAVTDNTQAGFEAAAGHFQRYGTLPSYRRMLDIEGAESPAEVAIIGNEAEVEDRLKALSSAGATEFLASIFPVGDDEDASVARTRELLKSLIGRV, from the coding sequence ATGAGAATAGGACTCTTCATTGGAACGATTGGCGCTGCCACCACCCTCCAGGGGCAGGTGCAGCAGTCTGCTGAGGCCGAGGCCGATGGATTCGAGAGCTTCTGGACAGCACAGGTTGCCGGAATCGATGCGCTGACGCTGCTCGCTCTCTCCGGCGGCGTAACGAAGTCCATAGAGATGGGCACCGCCGTTGTGCCGACCTACCCCCGTCACCCCATGGCGCTCGCACAGCAGGCGCTCACGACTCAGGCAGCCACCGGCGGGCGGCTCCTCTTGGGAATTGGACTCTCGCACAGGCCGGTCGTGGAGGACCGCTGGGGCATGTCCTTCCACGCGCCTGCCGGGCACATGGACGAGTACCTGACCATACTCCAGTCGCTCCTGACCACAGGCAGCGTCGACTTCCACGGCGAGCACTACAGCGCGTCCGGCGAGATAGCCCGGATGACCGACACTCCGCCTTCTGTGTGCGTGGCCGCGCTCGCCCCTCGTATGCTGCGCATGGCTGGCTCGCGGGCCGACGGCACCATAACGTGGATGGCCGGACCGCGTACTCTCGAAACTCACATCGTGCCCAGGATCAGCTCTGCCGCGGAGGACGCAGGACGGCCTGCCCCTCGCGTATGCGTCGGACTCCCCATAGCCGTTACCGACAACACTCAGGCCGGTTTCGAGGCTGCCGCTGGTCACTTCCAGCGCTACGGTACCCTCCCAAGCTATCGCCGGATGCTGGACATCGAGGGCGCTGAAAGCCCGGCTGAGGTAGCTATCATCGGCAACGAAGCGGAGGTTGAGGACCGTCTGAAGGCCCTTTCGTCGGCTGGCGCGACTGAATTCCTCGCATCGATCTTCCCGGTTGGCGACGATGAGGACGCCTCGGTCGCCCGAACGCGGGAGCTTCTGAAGTCGCTTATCGGTCGGGTGTGA
- the acpS gene encoding holo-ACP synthase, with translation MLIAGVDIIEIPRIKRVFEQYGERFLHRIYTDREIAYCRGRAPQLASRFAAKEATMKALGTGVRGISWRDIEVVRGRGQAPRIELHGTARARADRLGLTDIALSLSHSREFAVASVVGDSEKGNILYRR, from the coding sequence TTGCTAATTGCCGGCGTAGACATAATCGAGATCCCCAGGATCAAGCGTGTATTCGAGCAGTACGGAGAACGATTCCTGCACCGCATCTACACGGATCGCGAGATCGCGTACTGCCGGGGCCGCGCGCCACAGCTCGCAAGCCGGTTCGCAGCCAAAGAGGCCACCATGAAGGCGCTCGGAACCGGCGTGCGCGGCATCAGTTGGCGGGACATCGAAGTAGTACGCGGCCGTGGACAGGCCCCGAGAATCGAACTTCACGGCACCGCGCGGGCCAGGGCCGACAGGCTTGGACTGACCGACATTGCACTCTCACTCAGCCACTCCAGGGAATTCGCGGTCGCGTCCGTGGTTGGAGACAGCGAAAAAGGCAACATTCTGTACCGAAGATAG